GCCCGGTCGCCGCCGCCGGCCTGGAGGCGGCGCTGGCGCTGCTCGAACGGGTGGGCGTCGCGGCCGTCGAACAGCATGTGGAGCTGCGGGTGGACCAGCTGATCGACACCGTCCGGAGCTACGGGGGCGAGGTGCTGTCCCCGTCCGAGCCGGCCCGGCGGGCGGGCATCGTCTCCTTCCGGATGCCGGGCACCGACGCGGCTGACGTCGGCGCGGCCCTGCACCGCCACGGCGTGACCCCGACGGTACGGGCGGACTCCGTCCGCCTGTCAGCGCACGCCTCCACCCCCCTCGCGGCGGTCGACCGCGTCCAGCAGGCACTGGCGTCCCTGCGCTGACCCCGGCATGCGGCGGGGCCCGCCCGGCACCGGGCGAGAGCCGGGCGCCGGGCGGTCCGGGCGATCCCGGCGGTCCGCGAGGTCCACGAGGCCCGCGAGGCCCGGGAGGTCCCCTGGCCCCGCCGGGCGGCCGCGCACCGCGATAATCGAGGAATGAGCACCGCGACCCCCGCCACCCGCCTCGTCCTGGCCACCCGCAACGCCCACAAGGTCATCGAGCTGCGCGCCATCCTCGCCGAGACCGGCCCCGCCGTGGAGCTGGTCGGCGCGGACGCGTTCCCGCACGTGCCCGACGTCAAGGAGACCGGGGTGACCTTCGCCGACAACGCCCTGCTCAAGGCGCGGGCCCTGGCCGAGGCCACCGGGCTGCCGGCCGTCGCCGACGACTCGGGGATCTGCGTGGACGTGCTCGGCGGCGCCCCGGGCATCTTCTCCGCCCGCTGGGCCGGCCGGCATGGCGACGACGCCGCCAACCTCGACCTGCTGCTGGCCCAGCTCGCCGACATCGACGACCCGCACCGCGGCGCCCACTTCGCCTGCGCCGCCGCCCTGGCCCTGCCCGACGGCACCACCCGGGTCACCGAGGGCCGCCTCACCGGCACCCTCCGGCACGCGCCGACCGGTGGCGGCGGCTTCGGCTACGACCCGATCCTCCAGCCCGAGGGCGACACCCGGACCCTGGCGGAGCTGACCGCCGACGAGAAGAACGCCATCAGCCACCGCGGCCGCGCCTTCCGCGCCCTGGCCCCCCTGGTGGCCGAACTCCTGGGCTGAGCCCGCGGCCCGCCGCCCCGCCACGAGCCGGGTGTGGGGGCTCGGCCATGCGCGGATCGGGGACGGTCTGGTGCCGCGACCGGCACGGTTCGCCCGGTAGCGAGGTGTCCTTGTGCGGTCGGCCGCAAGGCGCCGAACCGGCCTCGTAGTGGGCCTGCTCGGCCGGTACGGCAACGCGGCGGATGGCCGTGCAAGGGCGGCGAGCGGGGCACACCTTGCCGGGAGCGGCACTAGGTGTCGCCATGTCCCGCCTGACGTCCGGCTTCGCCCCGCCGGCGACGGAGACGGCCGTTGTGCCGCGACGCGCCGGTGAGCGGGGGGAGAGCCACGGGGCGCTGACCGAGCTGTCCGACGCGATCCGCTGAGCCCGCTCCGCCAGGACGAGGACGGGTGACCTACGTCTCCTTGTACGGCGAGGTGCAGAAGGAGGTCATCCGTGACGCCCTCGCCGCCGAGTTCGGCCTGGAGATCGATTTCGCCGAGGCGACGCCGCCGTACATCGAGCGGCCGTCAGGCGAAGGCTCGTTCTTCGAGGAGGTGTTCACCCCGTCGAACCCCTTCGTCGCCACGATCGGGATGCGTACGGCACCGGACACGCCCCTGGTCGCCGGTGGCATCTCGGTGGTCACGGGTGACATCCCGGCGGGTGACGTGAACGGGCTCCAGGCCGCCCTGCCGGGTCTGACGAGGGGCGAGGGCGTCATGGAGGTCGAGTTCGGTCCTACCGGCCGAACTCGCCGCAACTGACCTACCGTCACCTGTAGTTTGGGACGCATGGCTGACGAGATCTTCGGACACCCACGGCTGGCGGCGGTCTACGACGCGCTGGACCCCGATCGGACCGACCTCGACGCCTACCTCGCCCTGGCGGGGCAGTTGGAGGCCAGACGGGTGCTGGACATCGGCTGCGGCACCGGTGTGTTCGCGCTCCTGCTGGCCGACCGCGGCGTCGAGGTCGTCGGCGTCGACCCCGCCCGAGCCTCCGTCGACGTGGCCAGGGCGAAGCCGGGAAGCGAACGCGTGCACTGGATCTGCGGTGACGCGACGGCGCTGCCGCCCCTGCGGGTGGACCTCGCCACCATGACGGCGAACGTCGCCCAGGCGATCGTCGCCCCCGACGCGTGGCAGCGGACGCTGAGCGGGGCGTTCCGGGCCCTGCGCCCCGGCGGCCACCTGGTGTTCGAGACCCGGGACCCGGCCGCCCGCGGCTGGGAGGCGTGGAACCGCGCGGCCTCGTACCGGGTCACGGAGATCCCGCAGGCCGGCGTGGTCACGAGGTGGGTGGAACTGGTCGAAGTGAGCCCGCCCCTGGTGACGTTCCGCTGGCACCTCGTGTTCGCCGCGGACGGGCAGCACATGGTCTCCGACTCGACGCTGCGATTCCGGGAGCGGGACGAGGTCGAGGCCGAACTGGCAGCCCAGGGCTACGTGTTGCAAGAAGTGCGGGACGCGCCCGACCGTCCGGGCAGGGAGTTCGTCTTCGTCGCCCGGCGCCCCTGAGCGGCCGGGCGCCCCCGCACGATCCCTTATCGCGACTGACGACTGGAGCACTCATGCGGATCCTCTGGGTCTCTGACAGCCCCAACCACCCTTCCGGGTACGGGACCGTCACCGCCAACGTGTGCCGCCGCCTCCACGGGAGAGGGCACGAGGTCACCGTTCTCGGCTGGCAGACCAGCGCCGCCGGGACCGACTGGAACGGAATCCGGCTGCTGCCCGCCGGCCAGGACAGGTACGGCGCGGACGTGCTCTCCGCGTACCTGGAGGACGTACGGCCCGATTGCCTGGTGACGCTCGGCGACGTGTACGCCATGAGCTATCTCGCCGCCCCCTCCTACCGCCGCCTCCTGGACACGCTGGGGATCCGCTGGATCCTCTACTACCCGGTCGACGGGGCCACGCCGGAGGGACGGCTCCCGGAGAACTGGACCGATGTCCTGGCCGCGGTCGATGTCCGCGTGACGATGGCGGAGTTCGGCAGGGAGGTGACCGCCGCGTGCGGGCTCGATGCGGAATGCATCCTGCACGGCATCGACTCGGACCTGTTCCGCCCGCCGGTGGACAAACGGCGGATGAAGGAGAGACTCGGCTACGAGGACACGTTCGTGATCCTCTCCGACGCCCAGAGCCAGCCGCGCAAGCTGATTCCCAGGACGCTTGAGATCGCGGCCCGGTTCCTGCGGCGCCATGACGACGCCGTCCTCCACCTGCACTGCGACCCGTACGAGGCGCCCTATCAGGAGTACCGCTACAACATCCCCGAAGACGTCGCCGCTCTCGGCCTCACCGGCCGCGTCAGGTTCACGCAGGGCTTCCGCATGGGCCCGGACGGCGGCCTGACGGCGGCGCAGATGGCCGACCTCTACGCAGCCGCCGACGTCCACCTCCTCTGCTCCTACGGCGAGGGATTCGGCCTGCCGACCCTCCAGGCGGCAGCGGCTGGTGTGCCGCCGATCGCCGTCGACTACTCGGCGAGCCGCGAGCTCGTGGGAGACCACGGATTCGCCGTTCCGGCCGAGGCGGTCGTCGTGGACAACGCGGGATTCGCACGCCATCTCATGAACCGCGACGTCGCCACCGGAGCACTCGAACGGATGTACCAGTCACGCGACGAACTGGCCGAACGGTCGTCCGCGTCCCGCACGTTCGCCCTGAACCTCGGCTGGGACGCCATCGCGGACCAGTGGGAGCGGGTGCTCACCTCGGACACCCGGCACCGGGAGGCCGAGTCGACCGGATTTCCGCACGGGAAACCACGCAAGGGGCAGCTCCGCATCCCCGTGTGGCTGCCGGGCGAATTCGCCGCCGCCGCGGACGGGTGGATTCTCGGCGGCCCGGGTGACGCCGCCCTCGTGGAACGGCTGCAGCGCCTCTTCACCGGCCTGGAGGCGGCCGAGGCCGGCGAAGCGGGATCCGCCGGGTCAGTGGAGGAGCACCTCGGGACGCTCCTCAACTCTCTCGCGGTCGTGGACTTCGCTCCCGGCGGGGTTCCGGGCGTCGACCAGGCGTGCGCGGCGCTCGGCATCCCCTACGCCGGGCGGAGCGCGCTGTGGCCGGCGACCGACGCTCCGGACCCCTTCCTCCAGGCCCGCCGTCTGCTCACCGACCAGGGGCTGAGCCAATGGCGCCGGGCCGAGGCGCTGCGTACCGCCGACCGGGAACTCGGCTCCCGGGCGATCGACCGCATACGGCACCTCGCACGTGCGGCCGCCGAGCGCCCGTCACTGTGAGACCGGCTCGGGGACCGGTCGGGGGCTCTCCGGCGCCCTCATCCGCAGGACGCCCAGCGAGAGCAGCGAGGTGAGGACGAAGGCGACGACGAAGACCGTGTGCCCCTGGGAGAACGCCAGCGAGACCCCGAACAGCGCCATCCACACGAAGACGTAGGCCATGTCGCCCGCGATCTCCATGGCCATCACGTACTGCACGCCCTCCTTTCCGGCGTGACCGTAGTACGTGCTGGTCCACGGGATGTTCTGGTAGCTGCCGGCCAGTTGCGCGGCGGTGCCCACGGCGGTGATCGTGATCGGGTTGAGCGCGAAGAGGCGCAGGACGTTGGTCAGCGAGACCAGGACCGTCCCCTCCGCCAGCACGCGTCGGGTCTTTCCCGCGTCTCCGCGCCGGCCCGCCACCCACAGGAGCACCGTCGCCGCCAGAGCCGAGACGGTGTTGATCACGCCGATGTCGGCGAAGTCGCTGACGACCTCGGCCATGTAGACCGGCCAGACCATCATGGCGATCACCGCGTTCGCGTTGTAGCAGAAATTCGCCCAGAGATCGCGCTTCGACGTCTGTCCCAGGCCGTAGCGGACCGGTTCGTCGAACCGGGGGTCCGCCTCGCCCGCGACCTGGATACGCCACGCGGGAACCACGGCGAGAAGGGTCAGCCCGACCGCGGACAGCAGCAGTGCCCGCTGGCCGCCGACCGAGATGGCCACCCCGCCGACGAGCGGAGCGCTGAGCACCATCAGACGGCTCACCGATTCGATCACCGCCAGCTCCGTCCCCCTGCTCCCGGTGACCAGCATCCTGGCGAGATGGATGTGCTGTGAGTTCCACAGGAAGGCGTTGGTGAGCGCCATGGCCGCCGCGGTCGCCACCAGTGACCAGGCAGGCAGGCCGGTGCTGAGGAGGTTGAAGGAGGACACATAGACCGAGGAGCAGCAGAGGGCGATGACGAGGCCGACGCGCGGGCTGAATTTCTGGATCAGGAGTACCGAGGGGTAGTTCACGGCGAGTTTGCACACCGCGTAGGCGAGATAGTAGAGGCAGACGCCCCAGAGCCGCACGCCGCGATCCAGCAGAAGCAGCGGAACGAAGATGTTGATCAGATTGACCGACAGGCTTTGTAAACTCAGGGCCAGAGTGACGTTGACAAGGTTCTTGTGCGGGACACGCGGCATGGAAACTCCTTGGTGGAACGGCGGTTCAGGCCCCCTGCGCATCTCCCGCGCCGACGCGCCCGGCGGTGGATCCCGCGCCTCGTGACCGCCCGGGGAAGGGCGGGGGAAAGGCTCGGCCTGCGCCGACCGGGGAATGCCCCCGCCGCGTGGCCCCGGTCCGCCGGCGCGCTCCGCAGTGAAGGCAGCCGCTGCCGGAATCTGGGCGGATATCCGGCAGAAATTCGCCGTACCGGGCGTAATGAATATGTGCGCCGCAGGCATGCTAGCGAGTCCACGTCGCCCTCGCAATGACGTTCGGCACCGCATCATCGCGCGCCATCCGGTGATCGACGGCGGCGTGTCCAGGGCCCTGGGCTGCGGACCGGCACCCGGGCCCGGCCCCGTGCGGGAAAAGATCCAGAACGCCGCCGCCTCGGAGAATCTCAGGAAGTCAGGGAACCAGCCGTGATCAACCGGTGGCCGATCCGCCATTCGCGCCTCTCACCACCGGCAACATCATGCTGAGGCCGCATTACGAGACGCCGAATAACGCGGCCTGATCCAGTGGTGTTTTGCCCTGAAAGACCGAATTCCGAGCCATCGTGGCCCACGGCGACCTGGAGTCGCTGTCGGACGGACAGCTCACCGCACTGGCGTTCGGGGTGTCGGTCCTGCTCGGCACACCCACACCGCAACGCTCGGCCGAAGCCTTCATCGTCCTGGTGGAGGACCAGCGGCCGGACGACGCCGCCAGGGCCCCGGGTTTCACGTCCGACGGACGCATGGCCGGCGAGGTTTGCCCGGTAGCGAGGTGCGCCGGCGCGGGTCGTCGCAAGGCGGCCGGAAAGTCCCACCGTCGGCCCACGCGGCCCTTTCGGCCAACGCCGCGCGGGGGCCGTACCAGACGCGAGGGCCCGTGCCAGGCAAGGCGAGCGGGGCACACCTCGCCGCGAGAGGCACCAGCCCGTCGGCCGGGGTCTCCGGCGTCCCGTCCCCGGGAATCCCGAAGCCGCCGGGACGCGGGTGCGGAGAATTCCCGCATGACCGCCCCGGGCAAGGGCAGGCGACCTCTCGGAGGCTGATAACCATGGGACCGTTGCTCGTCGTTCTTCTGCTCGCGTTGCTCCTCTTCGGTGTGGGATTCGCACTCCACCTTCTGTGGTGGGTGGCAGTCGTGGTGCTCGTCGTGTGGCTGCTCGGATTCCTCGTGCGGGGCACCCACTCCAGCGGGGGCCGAGGCCGCTGGTATCGCTGGTAGCGGCCGTTTCCCAGCCGATCGGCGGGTGCCCGTCCACTGCTCCTGGGAGCGGACGGCACCCGCCGTCGTACCGGCCGCGCTCGGCCACGGTCCGGAACGGCCTGGCCGGACTCGGTCGCGCTCGGTCGACCGCGGTCTTCGCGGACAGGGAGCACGAGAAGCCGTGGATCGCCGCCAAGGCGAGGACGAGTGTGCTCGCCGCACCAGGCATGGCCGTGCTTGAGCGATCCCGTACGGCATGCGGCAGCGCGATCGCTTCAGGGCATATCCGACGGTGGGGGTGATCTCCTCTGGTCGTACGGGCACCACGTTTGCTCCGAGGTCCGACACCGTCGGAATGTCCGCGGGATCGGGCCCCACCGGGCGCGGCGGCGTGCGACATGCCGCTTTCGGAGCAATCGGGGATGCTGGGCTGTTCGCCCGCCACGCTGTGCTTGTTGATCACTTCCTGGTCATCGAGACCAGTGGTGTACAGGTCAAGTGAGGTACGGGGCCATGGCCGGTGCGACCGGACGAGGAGGACCGGCCATGCGCGGGCGGCAGGTCACGGGCTGGCTGTCGAAGGTGTTCGAGCTCAACCCCGCGGGGATCAACTGGCCGCGAGCGGTGATGTTCGTGGACGTCGCGCTGGTGCCGCTGGTCGTCTTCTGGACGATTGGGCACGAGCAGTACCTCCTCAGCGCCTTGTTCGGCCTGGTGTTCGCGGGGCTGGCCGACCCGGGGGGCGGCTACGGACGTCGCGCGTCGCACAACGCCGTCTTCGGGCTGACCGGCGCGGGGGTGACCGCGCTGGGGTTCGGCATCGGTGGAGTCGCGTGGGGCTGGCTGGTGCTGGCGTCCTTCTCCGTCACGCTGGTGGCAGGCCTGACCGTCGCCTTCGGGGTGCGCAGGTTCGTCGACGCCCTGCTGCTCAACGTCTGGTTCGTCGTCGCTCTGGCAGTCGCATTCAGCTTCCACCAGCACCCCCGCCTCGTCAGCCACACGTGGGCCCAGGTAGTCGCCTGGGCCGGAGGGGCAGCGCTGTGGATCGCGGTGACGTTCGCCGCATGGCTGGTCTGCGGGCGCCAGGACCGGCCCCAGCCGATCGCGGAACTCCCCGGTGACACCTCGCGGAGGAAACTGACCGGGCCGCTGATCATGTTCGCGTTGATCCGCGCCCTGACCATGGGCGGCACCGTCGCGCTGGCGTTCGGACTGAACCTCTCGCACGGCTACTGGCTGCCGATCGCGGCCTTCGTCGCGATGAAGCCGGACCTGGAGCAGGGCATGCTCGTCGCCGTGCAGCGGCTTTCCGGTGCCCTGATCGGTGCCGTCGTCGCCGCGCTGCTGCTGCTCCTGCCCACCAGCGCACACGGGCTCAGGCTGTTCGCGGTGGATCGCGGGCTCGAAGTCGTCGCGCTCTTCCTGCTCATGCATGGAGTGGCGATCCGCTTCTGGAACTACGCGCTCTACTGCGCGGTCATCGCCGCCGCGGTGCTCATCCTGGTGGATCTTCCGCAGCCCTCCGACTACGCCGCTGAGGGCTACCGGGTGCTGTGGACGTTGTGCGGCGTGGCGATCGGCCTGCTCGTCATGTTCCTCGCCGGCCTGTTGGCCAAGCGCACCGCCAAAGCGCCGCCGGCCTGAACGGAGTCTGCTCCCACTCAGTCGCCGGGCAGCGTCGCAATGAGTTCTGCGGCTCTCAGTCCGGGGCGGCACCGAAGCCGCGGAAGGCGATGACGGATGACGCACGGGGAGGCATGCCCCGGTCAGAGCACCAGGACGCCCCTTACGTCCAAGTCGGCTGCCTGACGACGCTTGATCAACGGCTGAGCGGTGAGTCAGCGACGCGTCAACGTTGCGGCGTACCCCGTCAGCGGTGCGTCAAGGGTGCGCGACAAGGGAGTTGGAGGTTTCTACAGTCGGCCTGTGAGGAACCGGGAGCGGACCGACAGTGCGGAGACCGAGGGAGGCGGCGGCGCGGCTCCCCGCACGGGACGGCTGATGAGGGCCCGTCCCGACGGGGCGGCCCGGCGGCTCGACAGGGCGATCGCGAACGGACCGTTCCGGGCGTCGGGCCTGGAGTGACAGCGGCGGCCGGGACGCGCCGCCACCCGAAACCACGTGAGGGCAGGGACCCTGGTGCACTCGTACAACACACCGTCGGAGAAGTCCGACCGGACCACACCGCTGCGCCCGCCGCGCCACCGCACCGGCGCGGGTGCCGCACCCCCCGCCACGGCGGCGGCGTCGGTGCTCGACCTCCAGCGCCTGGCCGGCAACGCCGCCGTGGCCCGGGCGCTGGGACGGGAACACGAGCACGACGCCGGATGCCACCACGGCGCACCGGTGCAGCGGTCGTCGGTGCTCGACGTGCTCCGGACCCCCGGCACTCCCGTCGACCCGCGCGTCCGCGCCAAGGCGGAGCAGGGCCTGGGTACGGACCTCAGCGACGTGCGGGTGCACGACGGCCCCGCGGCACGCCGCTCGGCAGCCGAACTCGGGGCCCGCGCGTACACCTCGGGTCGGCACATCGTGGCCGGCGAGCAGGGCATGGACGAGCACACCATGCTGCACGAGTTGACGCACGCCTGGCAGCAGGAGCGCGGCCAGGTCGAGGGCACCGACAACGGTGCCGGCCTGCGCCTCTCCGCCGAGGGCGACCAGCACGAGAACGAGGCGGAGGCGTGGGCCCACCGCCTGGCGAACGGGTCGGCGCCGACGGCGGACACCGCTGGCCGCACCGGCGGCGAGCACGCGGCACCGGCGTTTCAGCCGGCCGGCCCGTCGGTCCAGCGGGTACCCGCGGGGGACGAGGAAGAAGCAGGGGTGGCGAGAAGCGACGGCAGAGAGCCCGGGACCCTGGTATCCACCCTCAAAATACTCGCGGAAGTACTTCCCGAAGCCGCCCCACTCATCATCCAGGGAATCGGCAACGCACTCACGACCATCGAAGGCGGCAGGATCTACGCGGCCGGCGTCGCGCTGAACGGGTCGGTAGGACTGAGCGAGATCGCCAAGGCGTGCTACCGGCTCCGCAGCGAACCCGGCCACATTCCCAGCTATGTCCGCATCGTCTTCGGCGCCATGAATCTGGCCGGCGCGGTCACGTACGGCCAGAGCCAGACCCTCGAAGGGTACCGAAAAGCAGTCCAGTCGTCGGTGGGCGCCATGCTGCAGGGCCTTTCCTATGCCGGAATCATCGTCACCGACAAATACATCGCCTGGCAGGACGAGAAAAGGCCCAGGGAACCCCAGCCTGCTGGAACCACCACAGGATTCTCCACACGCCAGCAGCAGGACGCGCTACGCCGGAGGGGGCAGGGAAGGGACTCCGCGCCCCCACGCCTCCCGTCGCTGGACCTCCCCGACTGGCGCTTCGGCTGACCGGACGGCGGCCCGTCCACCGGCGCGGACGATCGAGTCGCCGTCGGCGAAGAGGGCCCGTGCGTGACGGGCGGTCGGTCAGGCGAAGTGCGAGGTGAACTCGGAGCGGCTGATCCGCCGGTCGCCGTCCGTGTCGGCCTCCCGGACGAAGTCGGCGAGCTTCACTCCACCGACGGCGCCGCCGTTGTCCTTCCCGTAGTCCCTCAGCTCGCTCAGCCTGATCTCTCCGCTTCCGTCCGCGTCGATCTCCGCGAACAGCGCCTCGGCCTCGGCCTTGGTCATCTTGCCCATTGCTCCTCCTGAATTCGTTTACGGGACGTCCTGCCGTTTCGGAACGAGCGGCAGGCGGCGCGCCCCAGGAACGCCGCAGCGGTTCAGGTGTCCTCCATCACCGGTCAGGCCGGGCGGTGGAGGACCTTGATCACGTCCGGTGAACGAGCACGGGCCTCCCGGGACACGCGGGACCTCCGGCCGTCCCCCAGATGGGCAACGGGCGATGATCGGCACCGATACGCCTTGACGCATGCCATAAGGAACGGCCTACGAGGGCACCGTGCGGTAGCGGTGCGGCAATGCGTCGGCACCACGTGCGTGGTGCCGACGTCTCCGCAGGTCAGAGACCATGCAGTGAGTGCGGCCGGTGGGACTCGAACCCACACGGGGGGTTACCCCACTGGGACCTAAACCCAGCTCGGCTGCCAGTTACGACACGGCCGCGCGCCCTGCCATCGTAGCCATCCGGGGCCTGCCGCGGTACGCCCGGCACGATCGGGGGCGATCGGGTGCGATCAGGCGCGCTGGATCGGGCGATGGCTCCGGCCCGGGGGCGGGGCCGGGGCGGACGGGGGCGGCGGCGCGGGCGGGTGAGGGGGGCTCAGACGGCCAGGTCGCGGAGGAGTTTGGCCACGTGGCCGGTGGCGCGGACGTTGTAGAAGGCGTGCTCGATCGCGCCGGCCTCGTCGACGACGAAGGTGGAGCGGATCACGCCGGTGATCTTCTTGCCGTAGGAGGTCTTCTCCCCGTAGGCGCCGTAGGCGTTGAGCACCGCGCGGTCCGGGTCGGCGAGCAGGGTGACCCGCAGGGACTCCTTCTCCCGGAACTTCGCCAGCTTCTCGGGGGTGTCCGGGGAGACGCCGATGACGTCGTAGCCGGCCTTGGCGAAGACCTCCAGGTTGTCGGTGAAGTCGCACGCCTCCTTGGTGCAGCCGGGCGTCATCGCGGCGGGGTAGAAGTACACGACGACCTTGCGGCCCCGGTGGCCGGCCAGGGAGACCTCGTTGCCGTCGGCGTCGGGCAGGGTGAAGTCGGGCGCGGGGTCGCCGGCGGCGAGGCGACCGGGGGTGGCTGGCATGGTGGCTCCTGGAGGCCGAACGGGGTGCCGACGAGGCAGGGGCCGCGTCGGACTGACAGACTGTCCGAACGCTACCTAACCAGGCGAGGAGGATGCTGTGTCGGAAGCTGCCAGGACGCCCGCCCAGATCGAGGCGGACATCACCCGCAGGCGGCAGGACCTCGCCCTCGTCCTGGACGAGATCGCGGTCCGGGTCCACCCGCAGACGATCATCCAGGACACGAAGGCCAAGGCGGTCTCCGCTGTCGAC
This portion of the Actinacidiphila yeochonensis CN732 genome encodes:
- a CDS encoding glycosyltransferase family 4 protein; translated protein: MRILWVSDSPNHPSGYGTVTANVCRRLHGRGHEVTVLGWQTSAAGTDWNGIRLLPAGQDRYGADVLSAYLEDVRPDCLVTLGDVYAMSYLAAPSYRRLLDTLGIRWILYYPVDGATPEGRLPENWTDVLAAVDVRVTMAEFGREVTAACGLDAECILHGIDSDLFRPPVDKRRMKERLGYEDTFVILSDAQSQPRKLIPRTLEIAARFLRRHDDAVLHLHCDPYEAPYQEYRYNIPEDVAALGLTGRVRFTQGFRMGPDGGLTAAQMADLYAAADVHLLCSYGEGFGLPTLQAAAAGVPPIAVDYSASRELVGDHGFAVPAEAVVVDNAGFARHLMNRDVATGALERMYQSRDELAERSSASRTFALNLGWDAIADQWERVLTSDTRHREAESTGFPHGKPRKGQLRIPVWLPGEFAAAADGWILGGPGDAALVERLQRLFTGLEAAEAGEAGSAGSVEEHLGTLLNSLAVVDFAPGGVPGVDQACAALGIPYAGRSALWPATDAPDPFLQARRLLTDQGLSQWRRAEALRTADRELGSRAIDRIRHLARAAAERPSL
- a CDS encoding class I SAM-dependent methyltransferase, giving the protein MADEIFGHPRLAAVYDALDPDRTDLDAYLALAGQLEARRVLDIGCGTGVFALLLADRGVEVVGVDPARASVDVARAKPGSERVHWICGDATALPPLRVDLATMTANVAQAIVAPDAWQRTLSGAFRALRPGGHLVFETRDPAARGWEAWNRAASYRVTEIPQAGVVTRWVELVEVSPPLVTFRWHLVFAADGQHMVSDSTLRFRERDEVEAELAAQGYVLQEVRDAPDRPGREFVFVARRP
- the rdgB gene encoding RdgB/HAM1 family non-canonical purine NTP pyrophosphatase — translated: MSTATPATRLVLATRNAHKVIELRAILAETGPAVELVGADAFPHVPDVKETGVTFADNALLKARALAEATGLPAVADDSGICVDVLGGAPGIFSARWAGRHGDDAANLDLLLAQLADIDDPHRGAHFACAAALALPDGTTRVTEGRLTGTLRHAPTGGGGFGYDPILQPEGDTRTLAELTADEKNAISHRGRAFRALAPLVAELLG
- a CDS encoding eCIS core domain-containing protein, translating into MRAGTLVHSYNTPSEKSDRTTPLRPPRHRTGAGAAPPATAAASVLDLQRLAGNAAVARALGREHEHDAGCHHGAPVQRSSVLDVLRTPGTPVDPRVRAKAEQGLGTDLSDVRVHDGPAARRSAAELGARAYTSGRHIVAGEQGMDEHTMLHELTHAWQQERGQVEGTDNGAGLRLSAEGDQHENEAEAWAHRLANGSAPTADTAGRTGGEHAAPAFQPAGPSVQRVPAGDEEEAGVARSDGREPGTLVSTLKILAEVLPEAAPLIIQGIGNALTTIEGGRIYAAGVALNGSVGLSEIAKACYRLRSEPGHIPSYVRIVFGAMNLAGAVTYGQSQTLEGYRKAVQSSVGAMLQGLSYAGIIVTDKYIAWQDEKRPREPQPAGTTTGFSTRQQQDALRRRGQGRDSAPPRLPSLDLPDWRFG
- a CDS encoding FUSC family protein, whose translation is MRGRQVTGWLSKVFELNPAGINWPRAVMFVDVALVPLVVFWTIGHEQYLLSALFGLVFAGLADPGGGYGRRASHNAVFGLTGAGVTALGFGIGGVAWGWLVLASFSVTLVAGLTVAFGVRRFVDALLLNVWFVVALAVAFSFHQHPRLVSHTWAQVVAWAGGAALWIAVTFAAWLVCGRQDRPQPIAELPGDTSRRKLTGPLIMFALIRALTMGGTVALAFGLNLSHGYWLPIAAFVAMKPDLEQGMLVAVQRLSGALIGAVVAALLLLLPTSAHGLRLFAVDRGLEVVALFLLMHGVAIRFWNYALYCAVIAAAVLILVDLPQPSDYAAEGYRVLWTLCGVAIGLLVMFLAGLLAKRTAKAPPA
- the bcp gene encoding thioredoxin-dependent thiol peroxidase, encoding MPATPGRLAAGDPAPDFTLPDADGNEVSLAGHRGRKVVVYFYPAAMTPGCTKEACDFTDNLEVFAKAGYDVIGVSPDTPEKLAKFREKESLRVTLLADPDRAVLNAYGAYGEKTSYGKKITGVIRSTFVVDEAGAIEHAFYNVRATGHVAKLLRDLAV
- a CDS encoding MFS transporter, encoding MPRVPHKNLVNVTLALSLQSLSVNLINIFVPLLLLDRGVRLWGVCLYYLAYAVCKLAVNYPSVLLIQKFSPRVGLVIALCCSSVYVSSFNLLSTGLPAWSLVATAAAMALTNAFLWNSQHIHLARMLVTGSRGTELAVIESVSRLMVLSAPLVGGVAISVGGQRALLLSAVGLTLLAVVPAWRIQVAGEADPRFDEPVRYGLGQTSKRDLWANFCYNANAVIAMMVWPVYMAEVVSDFADIGVINTVSALAATVLLWVAGRRGDAGKTRRVLAEGTVLVSLTNVLRLFALNPITITAVGTAAQLAGSYQNIPWTSTYYGHAGKEGVQYVMAMEIAGDMAYVFVWMALFGVSLAFSQGHTVFVVAFVLTSLLSLGVLRMRAPESPRPVPEPVSQ
- a CDS encoding EF-hand domain-containing protein, producing the protein MGKMTKAEAEALFAEIDADGSGEIRLSELRDYGKDNGGAVGGVKLADFVREADTDGDRRISRSEFTSHFA